Below is a window of Trichosurus vulpecula isolate mTriVul1 chromosome 4, mTriVul1.pri, whole genome shotgun sequence DNA.
GTAATGTATTAGAAGGAGGCATTGATTGAACAATGAGCATAAAGGGACACGGTGCTGTACTGGAAAGTATAGTCTTGCCTGTCAAACAAGCATGTTCTACCACCACAGAAAAGTTAGttcctctctctgtgcctcagtttattcatctatcaaatgagaaggttggccTAGAATCAGAGGTGTATTTGGTGAATGTTCAACAGCCCCCTCTCCAAAAACATAGAACACACTTTTAGGTtgaatctacattattaacattttctccattactttctgaAGTCTGGGcaattaataaacaataaatcaagcactgGTTTGTAGAGATGACCAATTTCCAGGGTGTAAATgcttgcactgaaaatttaataatcaactCTCTCAAGCTGCTTTGACTGGTTCTAGCATACCCCTGCCAAGAATAATCATGTGACTCTATAATTACATGgatagaagagagaggagggatacATAGACTTGATTTCTCCTCATAGTAAATGAGAATTTAcctaacaaaagaaataataataagacttcacatttatatagttcctttatcacacacacacacacgcacgcacgcacgcacgcatgcacacacgcacacagacaaAATAGCAATTAGCAATTTTGTACATGAGAAAGAAGCTCAGAAagcttaaataacttgcccaagtaGAAATATCAGTACTCAGACTCAGGGTTAGGGATTAATGGTCCTTTCACTATGCCAGCAGGACAAGTGTTAAGCTTAGCTCTTAAGGGTAGCAGTATATGTGGATTCTAAGAATGAGTTGGCCCcagaaataaagtcaggagctgAACAGTCTTAGAGGGAGAGTGGCATTACATAATCACCCAATTTAAAGTTTGCTCAATACCTACTGAGTGCCCAGCATAGTGCCAGCTCAGCCTAAAGCTTGTGCCAGGATCAGGCACCCTATCCTGTCCACCCTCCTCCACCCAGCCCCTCCCTGATCAGAGCTCCTGAGTCAGATTTATTTTCTAAAACTCTCAATCCACTCCAGTGCCACACCCTCTTGCCCAcctgaaaaggaaacaaaagagggaAGATTCTGCTTTGAGTCACTCAGGGTGTAATCAAGGACACAAATACACATGTAAGATGGAAAGTGATTTTAATGAGACCAGAAAAAAGGAGGACTCAGTTGCTCCTAAATTTATCCTGCATGGAGCCCTAACAGCTGAGGCTTAGGCAGCTAGCTATAGCTTCAGCCTGATCCAGGTGCTTAGGAATTTCAGAATAGGGAAAAGACTCAGTGCTGAATGTTTTCAGGGAACAAATAAAGGTAGAGGCCTTTGCTAATTCATTGCAGCATATGAGTTACAGACTCAGAACCACCAAGGGGGATAACAGAAGCATTTAGGCCTGACAGCAGATGACAAGGGAGTTTCAAAATTCAGAAGTTTGTTCCATGGAAGGTGAGGATGAGATCCTGGGTGTTCTTACTTCTGTTTGGTCTTAGGGACCTGTGGGTACTTGTCTTGAGCAATGGGTGGAATAACCACGTTGGGACAGGGCTCTGGAAACTTGGTGGTGCCTGTCCCTGGGACCGTAGGATTGCATGGCACTGAGACCTCAGGGTAGTATGGCTCTGGCACCTTGGTGGTGCCTGTCCCTGGGACCGTAGGATTGCATGGCACTGGAACCTCAGGATAGCATGGCTGTGGCACCTTGGTGTGGCCTGGTTCTGGGTTCTTGGGACGGTATATCTCCTGGGGAGGTGGTTGGCTGGGCTGTTTCACCTGCTGGTCCTGAAGCTGAGGAGGAATGATATTGGGCTGCTTCTGCTGATGGTAAGACATGATCGTGTGATGTGTTTGTACCTGGAGAAGAAAGGacaattagtcattttattatgAAATGAGGAATAGCCAGGACCCCTGCTAGAGAAGTGTGACTTCATGAACACTTCCAggattctccctctcttccttgttGTTCTTCTAGTCCATCTCTCTTTCATAATGAAATATGTTCAAACCTAAGTTAGAAAGCAGGATGATAGTCATTGGTTTCCCTTGATTCTCTGGGTTCCCTCCTCTCCTAGTCCTGTTCATGTCTAAGCAGAGTTTCTCTTAAAACTCCCAGTGCCAATGTCAGATTCaccctctctctgtgcctctccccactctactcccttctttctctctccctccctgtccatCTTCTTGAGATTTCAGTCTCttactctgtttctttctttctccatgtcCTCCTCAGGTCTttggatttaaagttggaaagaccATTAGAGATGATCACATCCAACCCCTTcatgttacatatgaggaaactaaggtattACATCACATATCCAAAGAGCATGTTTCTCGGATGATTGTAAAACAattggaaagccatttggaaatGAAATTTTGTCAGGAACTCCATTAAAAACcccacattaaatatatttatagatgaTCATTCTATTTTGAATAcccaaatgaatatttataatgtTTCAGATGGGTAATGTATTGTGGGAAAGGGGTAAAAAAGCATTAAGATTCcagagacctgtgttcaaagaCAAGCTCTACTATTAATCagatgtgtaaccttgggcaagtaatttaactctcTGGAtgccccttcctttcctcatgcgcaaaacaaaagaatttgactTTAGGTTAGCTcaagatcacagaatctcagcatcCATAGGGACTTCAGACACTGTCCAGTCTTAGCCATGTCTGGAGAACAATCCCCTCTCCAATATTTCTAGGGCGGCTAGGTGAATagggcagtggataaagtgccaaacctggagttaggaggacctaagttcaaattcagcctcagatgcttactagctgcctgaccctggggaactgtttgcctcagtttcttcatctgaaaaaggaaatgtcaaaccacttcagtatctttgccaagagaatcccaaatggagtcatgaagaatcagacacaactgaaccaccACAACAACTATAGTATACTTCATAAGTTATCGTCCATTCCTTGACTAAATATAGCTGCTAAGGGGGACCCCCCAAACCCATTGGCAGCCCACTCCATTTTATGATAAATGGAATTGTTAGTTTTTTCCTTTACAtcgagcctaaatctgcctctttgctaCCTCCCGATATCCACAGCTCCTAGTTTTGCTCTCTGGAACCAAAGCAAACAAACCTGAACTCCCTTCCATGGGACAAACCGTCACATACTTGAAGGTGGCTATTATGGCTCCAGCACCTACTATTTTGGCATATATGCtgaaatatgtgtaatatatacatatatacacacacatatatatgtatattttatgtaaaCAGAcgtatatatgtgaagtcatacacatatgtgtgtatatatatattttatatatagatacatgtgtatatatatatataatatcaaaGGTATCTGATATACCTGTATGACCTTCAAAGTGTCTTCCAGTCTTGGTATTCCAAGATTCTAAATTGATACCATGTCAGATAAGGCAACTctggccattttgtattttttttccaacagaGAACAATGAAATGGCCAATGATGCTTAAAAATTTATGGTCAGAGATGAAGCAATCTGAAGAGTCCTGcctttactgtgtgactttggtcaagtcattccctctctggacctcaaaaTTCATCATCTCTATAATGGAGCTCTATGATTCCAGCATGCCCTGCATAGTGGGTTATTGAAAAGAGATTTAGAATAAAGATGCTTACCTGGTACTCAGAGAAAGGCAGCTTCTCAAGGTACCCAAGTCTGTTGCTGAATCCTGGGTATGCTATGAGGCTTTTATATAGTTTCTTATCCTTATGTCAAGGAAATGAAATGGTTCTtggccttcttctcttcattctttccctGCCCAGCTGTGAATCACCATAACTTTCCTCACTTACCTGTCTGTTCAGTCTTTTTGATGAAAACCACTCAGTTAACATTTCTTTGGCATCAGATATCTGACAGTCATGTCATTGCCACCTAATCTccactttttccccttcccccaccttgccACTATCCAGTGACAGAACTAAGGGCAAAGCTCCTTTGGTTTAGTTTCAAGAATTTAATGCAGGGAGAAGGAAGATCCAGACCTTCTGAAGTAGAGACCTTGTCTCCCTTTCTCCAGGGGGCCAGCACCCCTCAGTCTGGCATATTGAGTAAAATCCCTTCCTGAGCACTTTGTGTGTAAAGGTAAACAGTTTTCCCAGAGTGTTTTTCTcaagaaaagggaagacagaaagtGGAGGTTGAATGGGCCTGGTAGAGTTGGACATGGGACCCATTGAATTAGATAGACTTCTCAGCTGGTCCTTCCAGGGCTCCTTTTTTCCCACTCCTATATCCTTATCCtcattctttattctttattaatTACATTTTCAAATCTTTTATTGACCTCAGTAAACCTGCTCCCTACTTCTTGTCCATACCTTACCTGGTCCTTTCAGTAAGATTTTCAAGGGTTACAAATCACTTCAGgaaatccatgatctcatttgttATAATACTTCTTCTACTTGCAGATATTTTAAGACTTCTGATCTTGAATAAAGTCAAGTGCCATTTTCTACTTGAAGCCCTTCTTGCCCCCCAAATGCTAGCCTCTCCTCTATTATTTTGTGTTGAAtcttttttatacatatatatatatatatacacatatatacacatccatatacatatatatatatatgcttccctataaaaatgtaaatgtctTGAAAGCAGCATTTGTTTTTGACATGGTATCTCGAACACCTAGAAcaatgattggcacatagtaggctcttcccctccccctcctccctttctctctctctctctccccgcccctgTCAAcccccccaccttccctcctAAGACCCCATTCTTCctcagagacagaaataaaggtgAGAAAATGGGAAACAATGTAGAGGTTTTGTTCTTTGGGATAGAGCAAAAGGGGGAAGTTACTCCTATTTCCTCAGTAAAGTAGGAAGAGAAGTCCTCTGCTGAGACAGGTGTAGTTAGGGGTGCTGAGGAAGGCAAAAAGAGGATAGCCACAGTAGAAAGTGCAATAGAGGGTCAATAATGGAAGAATAAATTGATTGATGAATAGCAGCAAGGGGCCCattgaaatgaaataacataattaTAGTAGATTCAATCAAAACAATTACGTGATCTTTTTCAGCAGAATTAGGCATTATATAAGTAAGGGCGAGGAAGGCTTATGAGGGTGAAAAGGGTAACCCAGGGTTGGAGTTTGACAAAGAATAATtagtactgggagaagggggtggaggaAATGTGAcctgggggaagagaaaggtgTGGTGTTGTACTAGTATAACTCTTAAGTCTGGGATGTGAAGGGTGTACTTGGAGAACAGGTAGTAGTGGAAGAATTATTGGTCATTGTGAGTGTGAACAATAGActtaggaagaaagaggaggaaatagaaatggaatgaCAGGAGGTTGTGATCAGGAGGATTTAGAGAGTTCTGCATCATTGTGATACTATAGTCATCAGCGATGATGAGATCAAGGGTATGGTCACCCATCTAGGTGGCTGAAGTGGATGAAGTTATAGGTATATCATGGAAGCCGAAGGACTTCATACAGTTGGATGCTAGTGTGTTGAAGGAAACATCTATGTTTGTATTAAGGTCTTCAAGTAATGGAAAAGATATTGTGATTGAGAAGAAGTTGTTTAGTCAATGAGTCAATATCCCAATTCTTCaggaccctatttagggttttcttgccaaagatactatagtggtcttgacatttcttccttcagttcattttacagatgaggaaactgaggtaatcagggttaagtaacttgctcaggatcacacagtgagtaGTATccgaggttgtatttgaactcaggtattcctgactccaaggtcagtcctctatccactgtgccacctagctgctcctgagaAGAATATGATGAGCCATATACTGATCTTGATAAAGGAGGTAGAATGACTTGGAATGCTGGAGTACCAAGTATCTTAACTTGGGATATTAAATTATATAGGTACATGGAGTGGACTTCAAAGGAAGACAGGATGCTGAGTGGTGATGTTAAAGGGACCACCCAGAAGTGTCACTGAGGCAGAGATTCCTCTTTTTTCAGAGGGCATGAAAGAAGGTGCTGGAAAGGGTGTTCTCTCTTCTAGAATGGGACAGAATCCTATGAGTAccaaaagacttttttaaaaattaaaaaaaattttaagtgtgaggggaagagagccagGTGAAGGGGGGGTTTGTTAACAATAGAGTGGATGaaccttacaaggaatttaacctaaggtggggaagcccattgtgttctgctCACGCTTGGGTGGAGACTGATCCTTTTGTCTAGgtagcccaaggctgggggtggtctgagTATAGAGATAGTTTCTCTATCCAGGGGTGACAGGATGccactctcagcccctcattgaATCTACTCATGGAAGGATATATAAATTATGGGCCTGCTGCCATGATTGTCTTCGGTCTAAGAGAGATTGCCAAATgactatccttttattaataacatgctgGCCTGATcgataaaattattaaattatccagaaaaaaaaaatagagtgaatGCACCAGTGGGTATAATAGAATGGGAGAGCTAAGGAAGGTTTTACTTCTGGAGGCATGGAGCTAAGGTGAATAAAgaggagaatataaagaaaacaagcAGGGGAAATGGATTTTCTGCTTTATCAAAAGGCAAACCTGAATCACAAGAATAAAGGGACCAGCAGCTGAGAATTTGCCTGTTAACAGAATGTGGGAAGAACCAGTTGATTAGGGCCCTCAGCCTCCAGGATCCTCTGATGTCTAACCAAGACACCTGCGTGGGTGCAGAGGCGTCAGCTTCCACAGCTGGTCACTCCAAATGCTGTGTAGCTAGGGTGGGGAATACAGGCTACAGGGAATTCTGTCAGAGCTTCTCAGAGTTCTGAGACCTCAGTGGTGGCAGAAGATGACTGTCTTGATTGGGTCCTCAGGGTGGCATGGACTCTTGGTGGGTTGCTGGCTCTATAGCCCCATTCTAAGGATGGGAGGGAATGAGACATAATGAGAAAGGAGTGTGGTGTCATGGATCAAGTGCTAGACCTGGAaagaggaagatctgggttcaaattgttTCAGTGTAGACTTGTGCCCACGCAGGGATGCCAAAAACTGTCATGGCTTCATGACATGTTGTGGtagaactgtctcaaagaattcagagtcagaccatttctaatccaagtataggtatttattgagattgatgcctctcatgaagcaggctaagttccaagaggaaccagcaacttcagagaacacaagatggatttttatagggtaaagatgcaattacataatagaaattatgaatattaagaaGGCAGGAAGGGTTTGTTAAAGGACTAGGTAATAGGGGAAGGGTCTCAGTCACCATGGAACTGTGCAtggattacccacaatgcatacagaaaaactcATTGgaggggtatgtatgtatgataatgatattatgaTAAGCCTTTCTATGGCATaagttcactctaggtcagttctttactattgcTGCATAGGGGCCTACTTAGAGAAAGTCCTTTCTATCGTTTTAGGGTCTACATCCTGCttaggcatcctggtggtgctgctctctgattggctgagtattgtggtcctgaGCGAGACGAGATGGTTGTGGTTGAGTGTATGGACACAACTGCTCTTTCTGTGGGAAacatgaggaatgggtctgggggcagtggctagttAGAGGCAGTGGcagggatcccatcacatggacacacctgctgtttctgtgagaaatatgagttcatggacatacCTGTTTTTCTAGTGAatagtgaggcatatatgaagaagttaggatactgggtgggggggaggttggATAGGTAGGGGCGACGGATGtactgttcagtggggcctataaggaagttagaatattgggtctgggggcagctttattgggattccatcagaatcatacttcagacacttacataTCAGATGTATATCCActtttcctctccatctctaTTATAGTGTCTAAAAGAAGGGTCACTCTCCCCCAAATTTCCCACCATTTCTATTCAGCAACTAGTTCTTTCTTGCCCATACCTGTAATGAGTTTCTCTTGTTGTAAGGAGTTCCTCTTGTTGCCTCCTCCACATTTTAAAAGGATACCTTATCACTAAAGCAAGCTAAGAAAGTTTTGGCTGGTCAGGCCACGTTTACAGAGCTCAGCTCTTGACTCCATTTTTTAGGGATGACATTGGCAAGTTTATGGACATTCtcgggagagccctaggcaaatcACCTGGCCTCTCTcagccagtttcctcatctacagaaagGAGATACTGATAACGTATGTAGAGCACTCCAACTACCTTAAAGGTTATACAAATATCAGCCATTGTCATCAGAGCTCTATCAGTGGAACAAGCATACAAGACTCTCAGGTTCCACAGCTGGGGAGACCTACATattctgaagcttgggacagatgTTTatctcctttccagtcttttttgttgttgtttttattgttgtttagtctttttcagttgtatctaactctttgtgaccccatttggggttttcttggcaaagatactaaagtggcttaccatttccctctccaactcattttacagatgaggaaactgaggcaaacaaggtgaagtgacttgcccaggatcatatagctagtaagtgtctgaagccagatttgaactcagatcttcctgactcgaggcctggcattttatttaccgctccacctagctgcccagtgctTGGTGAAGTTCAAAGAGGCTGCATCTGAGGCCGCTAAGTGGTGcgctggatagagcaccagctgtggactcaggaggacctgagttcaaatatgacctcagacacttaccagctgtgtgaccctgggcaagccacttgcaaaaaaaaaaaaaaagaggttgcaTCTGTATACCAAAGACAATGAAGTTGACTGCTAAAGATTTGCTCTTAATTATTCCTCAGGGATATTTAGTAAGCCTCAAGGAGTTTCCTTGTTGCTAATATTAGAGAAGTCTTATGCATAAAAAATGGCCCATAGCTATGTATAGGAATTCTTAAGTGGTTGTGAGCCAGGAGGAAGGAATTGAGGTAATATAGAGTAAGGGAAGTGAGCCTGTATTCAGAAGAAAGTGACAGAGTGCCCTGGAGCTTGGAAGCCAAGCTCTGGATAGTGGAGGTGTCATGACTGCTAGGCCAAGGGTAAAGGCTGGTGCTTCCCATCTCTGCACAGAGCCCAGAAGGGAGAGAGATTGTGGGGAAGTGTAGGGCTCATCTTCAAGGGTCATCAGTATCAATCATTTGATTGTCAGTGAGAAAAGATAGGAAGAGAGTGCCTCTTAGAGATGGAAGAGCATCATCCTGGTGGCCTCTACAAAAGAAGGGGgagccatttccagtcatcctaatctatatcttgccactggacccagatggtatcagaggagaaattgaggctagtgactttgcgcagccctcccttacttaaatccaattcaattacaagttatggcatcaccttcctgatgtcatggtcctctttgagaaggaaagacaaacaacaacagaaagacaGAATGACAGAAATTGAGAGCTAGGGACCTCAGCAGATATCTAGTCTGTCCCATGAATaaaggaatcctcactataacataacaaaacagaaataatccatcctctgcttgaagatgtCCAAAGAGAGGGAAGCCACACTGCTCAAGGCAGTCCATTCGATTTTTAGATAGCTCTATTCCTTAGGAAATTTTTAATAACATTGAGCCTAAATTTGATTCTTCACACCTTCCATCCATTGTTCCAACTTCTGAGGCCAAACCACCCAAATCTACCCCTCTTCTACATGagaacccttcaaatatttgagcaTAGCTATCATATCCCTCCTTATGTCTtattttctctaggctaaaaatGCCCAATTCATTCAACtgatctcaaggcccttcattATTTTGATTGACTTTCTCTGGACACTCCCCAACtgatctcaaggcccttcattATTTTGACTGACTTTCTCTGGACACTCCCCAACTGGTCTCAAGGCCCTTCATTATTTTGACTGACTTTCTCTGGACACTCCCCAACTTATCGATGCCCTTCTTAAATGATGGTACCTAGAACTGGACAAATACAACACTCTGACAAGGACAGACAGGATTTCCAGTATTCCCTGTATCTATTCCCATCCTCTTACAGCTCAAGATTGAACTAACTTTTCTGACTGACACATCTTACTGCCTGCTCATAttaagcttgcagtccactaagacCCCTAAATCTTCTTTTTTT
It encodes the following:
- the LOC118847861 gene encoding cornifin-like, encoding MSYHQQKQPNIIPPQLQDQQVKQPSQPPPQEIYRPKNPEPGHTKVPQPCYPEVPVPCNPTVPGTGTTKVPEPYYPEVSVPCNPTVPGTGTTKFPEPCPNVVIPPIAQDKYPQVPKTKQK